One region of Hydrogenobaculum sp. Y04AAS1 genomic DNA includes:
- a CDS encoding amino acid permease, with the protein MSLDIFRKKHYVEEQKLLREVKATELVLMGVGAIIGAGIFVITGMAAATMAGPGIVLSFILGAISLGISAFAYAELGSAIPVSGSAYSYTYSFLGEIIAWLVGWNLVLEYGISTAAVAVGWSSYFRSFLKNSFGITLPHALTGAYNPSAGTYIDISAFLIILFMFVILLLGIKESAFASSFVVVLKILVLIVFVVFALPHIDFKNYEDFLPYGISGVWHATGLIIFAYLGFDAVSTVAEEVKNPQRDLPIGLIGSLSLSTFFYIVVSFTLTGVVNYKELNVPDALSFAMEKLNMHFIASIISIGAVITITSVIMVMGLGFTRVIYALSRDGLLFESLSDIHPKFGTPHKATIVGALVLSLAAGLFPLKDLAEMVNIGTLFAYFMVGISIILLRKSKDYNPKFRMPIAKILLPLNLFTLLLIMVGLPLLTWIRFLVWCLVGLLIYIFYGYKRSQLNR; encoded by the coding sequence ATGAGTTTAGATATTTTTAGAAAAAAACATTACGTTGAAGAGCAAAAACTTTTGAGAGAAGTTAAAGCCACAGAGCTAGTTTTAATGGGTGTAGGCGCCATAATAGGCGCTGGTATATTTGTAATTACCGGTATGGCTGCCGCTACCATGGCGGGTCCTGGTATTGTGCTATCTTTCATACTTGGGGCTATTTCACTTGGTATTAGCGCTTTTGCCTATGCTGAGCTTGGTTCTGCTATACCAGTTTCAGGTAGTGCTTACAGTTATACCTATTCTTTTTTAGGTGAGATAATAGCGTGGCTTGTAGGGTGGAATCTTGTTTTAGAATATGGTATATCAACTGCTGCTGTGGCTGTTGGATGGTCTTCTTATTTTAGATCGTTCTTAAAAAATAGTTTTGGTATAACGTTACCTCATGCATTAACGGGGGCTTACAATCCAAGCGCTGGTACTTATATAGATATAAGTGCTTTTTTGATAATACTTTTTATGTTTGTTATTCTGCTTTTAGGTATAAAAGAAAGTGCCTTCGCAAGCTCTTTTGTGGTGGTGCTCAAAATTTTGGTACTTATCGTATTTGTGGTATTTGCACTACCTCATATAGATTTTAAAAACTATGAAGATTTTCTACCTTATGGTATATCTGGTGTTTGGCATGCTACTGGCCTTATAATATTTGCCTATCTTGGTTTTGACGCTGTTTCTACTGTAGCCGAAGAAGTCAAAAATCCTCAAAGAGATTTACCTATAGGTTTGATAGGTTCTTTATCGCTAAGTACGTTTTTTTACATTGTAGTTAGCTTTACGTTGACAGGTGTTGTAAACTACAAAGAGTTAAATGTACCAGATGCTCTTTCGTTTGCGATGGAAAAGTTAAACATGCATTTTATAGCCAGCATCATATCAATAGGTGCTGTTATCACCATTACAAGTGTTATTATGGTTATGGGGCTTGGGTTTACACGGGTAATTTACGCTCTTTCAAGAGATGGGCTTTTATTTGAGTCTTTGTCTGACATTCATCCGAAATTTGGCACTCCGCATAAAGCTACTATAGTAGGAGCACTTGTGCTTTCTTTAGCAGCTGGTTTATTTCCTTTAAAGGATTTAGCAGAAATGGTTAATATAGGTACATTGTTTGCCTATTTTATGGTGGGTATCAGCATTATTTTATTGAGAAAATCTAAGGACTATAATCCAAAGTTTAGAATGCCAATAGCAAAAATACTTTTACCATTAAATTTGTTTACACTTCTTCTTATTATGGTAGGGTTACCTTTGTTAACATGGATAAGATTCTTGGTATGGTGTCTTGTTGGGCTTTTAATATATATATTTTATGGATACAAACGTAGCCAATTAAACAGATGA
- a CDS encoding aldehyde dehydrogenase family protein, which produces MIVKKPILGGEFIKTGTVLDVIYPYDNTKIGKSYVVNDSYVEKAIEKAKIGLKKLSSLSAFEKYEILYKTSELLRKNKEEIARTIVYEVGKTIKEARVEVDRAIETFRFSAEEAKRIYGKTYPVDAHPNGKSKFGFYIRVPAGIVVAISPFNFPLNLTAHKVGPAIAAGCPVIVKPSEKTPLSPIIMGELLLEAGLPKEAISVLPGYGGLGKALTTHKDVRVVSFTGSKMVGELIAKQAGIKKLVLELGSNSALVIHKDADLEKAATKAVQGGFSMAGQVCISIQRIFVHEYVLEPFLRLLEEKISNIKIGDPMDEEVDMGPMIDKNQVERVKQWIKEAMEKGAKVVQKAKNIENIKGTNYLLPTLLLDVDKDSTIFKEEAFAPVVNINRYKDIDEVVNIINEGDYGLQIGVYTKDINMAMEFVRKCEVGGVNINEGPNFRVDHMPYGGFKFSGIGREGPSFAIEDYTEIKNVLISI; this is translated from the coding sequence ATGATAGTAAAAAAACCTATTTTAGGTGGAGAGTTTATAAAAACAGGTACGGTTTTGGATGTAATATATCCATACGACAATACAAAAATAGGAAAATCTTACGTTGTTAACGATTCTTATGTAGAAAAAGCCATAGAAAAAGCAAAGATAGGGCTTAAAAAACTATCAAGTTTAAGTGCTTTTGAAAAATATGAAATACTTTACAAAACTTCTGAGCTTTTAAGAAAAAATAAAGAAGAAATAGCAAGGACTATCGTATACGAAGTAGGAAAAACTATAAAAGAGGCTAGGGTAGAAGTAGATAGAGCTATAGAAACCTTCAGATTTTCAGCGGAAGAGGCAAAAAGAATATACGGCAAGACGTATCCAGTGGATGCACATCCAAACGGCAAATCAAAATTTGGATTTTACATAAGAGTACCTGCTGGTATAGTGGTAGCTATATCACCTTTTAACTTCCCTTTAAATTTAACAGCCCATAAGGTAGGTCCAGCTATAGCTGCTGGATGCCCTGTCATAGTAAAACCTTCCGAAAAAACACCTTTAAGCCCAATAATCATGGGTGAGCTTCTTCTTGAAGCAGGATTACCAAAAGAAGCCATATCTGTTTTACCGGGTTACGGGGGTTTGGGAAAAGCGCTCACCACACATAAAGATGTAAGAGTGGTATCTTTCACAGGAAGCAAAATGGTGGGAGAGCTTATAGCAAAACAAGCAGGTATTAAAAAACTTGTTTTAGAGCTTGGTTCTAACTCAGCCCTGGTAATTCATAAAGATGCAGATCTAGAAAAAGCAGCTACAAAAGCAGTTCAGGGCGGTTTTTCAATGGCTGGGCAAGTTTGCATATCAATTCAAAGAATTTTTGTGCACGAATATGTTTTAGAACCATTTTTGAGGCTTTTAGAAGAAAAAATATCAAATATAAAGATAGGAGATCCCATGGATGAGGAAGTAGATATGGGGCCTATGATAGATAAAAATCAAGTGGAAAGGGTAAAACAATGGATAAAAGAAGCTATGGAAAAAGGTGCAAAAGTAGTACAAAAAGCCAAAAACATAGAAAATATAAAAGGAACAAACTATCTTTTGCCAACGCTGCTTTTGGATGTGGATAAAGATAGTACGATATTTAAAGAAGAGGCTTTTGCACCGGTGGTAAATATAAATAGATACAAAGATATAGACGAGGTCGTAAACATAATAAACGAAGGAGATTACGGCTTACAGATAGGGGTTTATACAAAAGATATAAATATGGCTATGGAGTTTGTGAGAAAGTGTGAAGTAGGAGGCGTAAACATAAACGAAGGTCCAAACTTTAGGGTAGATCACATGCCATATGGTGGCTTTAAATTTTCCGGCATAGGAAGAGAAGGACCTTCATTTGCTATAGAAGATTATACTGAGATAAAAAATGTTTTAATATCAATCTAA
- the hemB gene encoding porphobilinogen synthase has translation MNRRPRRLRANETIRTLVRETSVDLSDLVYPLFITYGENIKEPISSMPGVYRFSIDKVLEEIKECLDFGIKAFILFGIPEKKDEEGRDTWCDSGIIQRSLEAIKQKYPEVYLITDVCFCEYTSHGHCGVILNNDVDNDLTLENLKKQVVSHAKHGADMVAPSGMMDNMIAAIREALDSAGFYKIPIMAYSAKYASKFYGPFRDAADSAPSFGDRRTYQMDPANKREAIIEMDLDFEQGADIIMVKPALAYLDIIHIAKERYNIPIAAYNVSGEYSMIKAAHKLGYINGVDVMNETLLSIKRAGADIIITYFAKEFALQKFLD, from the coding sequence ATGAATAGAAGACCAAGAAGACTAAGGGCAAACGAGACCATAAGAACGCTTGTAAGAGAGACAAGCGTAGATTTATCGGATTTGGTATATCCTCTTTTTATAACATACGGAGAGAACATAAAAGAACCCATATCCTCTATGCCGGGAGTTTATAGGTTTTCTATAGACAAAGTGTTAGAAGAGATAAAGGAGTGTCTCGATTTTGGTATAAAAGCTTTTATACTTTTTGGTATACCAGAGAAAAAAGATGAAGAAGGTAGAGATACGTGGTGTGACAGTGGTATCATACAGCGGTCTTTAGAAGCTATAAAACAAAAGTATCCAGAAGTTTACCTTATAACCGATGTATGCTTTTGTGAATATACTTCTCATGGACATTGTGGTGTTATATTAAACAACGACGTAGACAACGATTTGACATTAGAAAATCTGAAAAAACAAGTGGTTTCTCATGCAAAACATGGAGCAGATATGGTAGCACCATCTGGTATGATGGATAATATGATAGCTGCTATAAGAGAAGCTCTTGATAGCGCAGGTTTTTATAAAATACCTATTATGGCTTACTCCGCTAAATACGCTTCCAAGTTTTATGGACCTTTTAGAGATGCCGCAGATTCTGCACCGTCTTTTGGTGATAGAAGAACTTATCAGATGGACCCTGCCAACAAAAGAGAGGCTATTATAGAAATGGACTTAGATTTTGAACAAGGGGCAGATATTATAATGGTAAAACCAGCTTTAGCCTATCTTGATATAATACATATTGCAAAAGAGCGTTACAATATACCAATAGCTGCTTACAACGTAAGCGGTGAATATTCTATGATAAAAGCAGCCCATAAACTTGGTTACATAAACGGCGTTGATGTGATGAACGAGACGCTTCTGTCAATAAAAAGAGCTGGAGCTGATATCATCATAACATACTTTGCCAAAGAGTTTGCTCTTCAAAAGTTTTTAGATTGA
- a CDS encoding DUF2309 domain-containing protein: protein MVKAYLDNVRKYIPHYWPMTTFVHHNPLHGFEDMPFKEALKQASKLYKAKVYMDPDYYVELYKEGIIKRDILEKNLFEFLKSIGLQMYFAESKKFITEISQDWKYYKVKSSTTPDINLIDYFNQKIVKDEDTLFQELIEDMMLSEILDAILEDNTTDIIEKEILEFVARFLDEGQTTMSMPEREKGMFGAFKLYEGLNTSLNEEEYADTILHELSPKNVERYILNHLLKDFGWAAFIKYREDNEDYYFQQIHPASLLEYLAVRLHYEKKYLNHYPISNFVELQKAFEQNKTLFVLKLLKAKNILPSKYIDRLEEKDSPKAILSDYLSEEVFLEAYRIQNIANELLLHLDKQKDITDFAFLIEKLKEEEGYIWLKSLEDSYIKEYTIDFLQSNEKIQRDILASAVFCIDVRSEAIRRHIERLGNYNTYGVAGFFGTPIAFIEFDKGHEQYLCPALIKPQKIIFELPEDEHHDYKTKHNINYTFKKTLESLKNNPYTPFFMVEAMGWLFGVNLFGKTLFPDFTLKILSFIKAKKPKTRFTIDKLSQEEIEFYAQKFFIQKIQEAYHQEFKKHINDKKAKDLFEAIINENHKGIDERILEILKTKYNINKESFELEKIRLSNVGYTEEEQIKLVENFLKLIGLTENIPKFVLLIAHGSTSDNNPFESALDCGACGGNNGLPNVRILASIANRNQIRKGLEKVGIKIPEDTIFIPGIHNTTTDEITFYDTEVMPQKDRALFDKIVKDFKIASQKTREERAKTLPYAGSGDRIPVRAIDWSETRPEWGLSKNMGVYVGKRSSTQNIALKNRFFMQSYTWEIDKDNKILKNILSGPFIIGEWINMEHYFSTTDNERLGAGSKVYHNVVAKVGVWTGNYGDLRTGLPYQTVYHDGVPYHEPIRLLTFIEAPAEKVLEAAQEVKEALKLVVNEWVRLIIIDKLKGVAYTFKDGNLEVLVDSRGINQFVI from the coding sequence ATGGTAAAAGCTTATCTTGATAATGTAAGGAAATATATACCACACTATTGGCCTATGACTACGTTTGTACATCATAATCCTTTACATGGATTTGAAGATATGCCTTTCAAAGAAGCCCTAAAACAAGCTTCAAAACTTTATAAGGCAAAAGTTTATATGGACCCAGATTACTATGTAGAACTTTACAAAGAAGGTATTATAAAAAGAGATATTTTAGAAAAAAATCTTTTTGAGTTTTTAAAAAGTATTGGGCTTCAGATGTATTTTGCTGAGTCCAAAAAGTTTATAACAGAAATAAGTCAAGACTGGAAATATTACAAAGTAAAATCTTCCACAACCCCAGATATAAACCTAATAGATTACTTCAATCAAAAGATAGTTAAAGACGAAGACACGCTATTTCAAGAGCTTATAGAAGATATGATGCTCTCTGAAATATTAGATGCAATATTAGAAGACAACACCACAGATATTATAGAAAAAGAGATACTGGAGTTTGTAGCAAGGTTTTTAGATGAAGGTCAGACTACAATGTCAATGCCAGAAAGAGAAAAAGGCATGTTTGGAGCTTTTAAGCTCTATGAAGGTTTAAATACTAGCTTAAACGAAGAAGAATATGCAGATACCATACTACATGAGCTGTCTCCGAAAAACGTTGAAAGATATATACTAAATCATCTTTTAAAAGATTTTGGATGGGCAGCTTTTATAAAATATAGAGAGGACAACGAGGATTATTATTTTCAGCAGATACACCCGGCATCTTTGCTTGAATATTTAGCCGTAAGGCTTCATTATGAGAAAAAGTATCTAAACCATTATCCTATATCAAATTTTGTAGAACTTCAAAAGGCTTTTGAGCAAAATAAAACGCTTTTTGTTTTGAAGCTTTTAAAAGCCAAAAACATACTTCCATCAAAATATATAGATAGATTAGAAGAAAAAGATAGTCCAAAAGCTATTTTAAGCGATTATCTTTCAGAAGAGGTGTTTTTAGAGGCTTACCGTATTCAAAACATAGCAAACGAACTTTTACTACACCTTGATAAACAAAAAGATATAACGGATTTTGCATTTTTAATAGAAAAGTTAAAAGAAGAGGAAGGATACATATGGCTTAAATCTTTAGAAGATTCATATATAAAAGAGTACACTATAGATTTCTTGCAATCTAACGAAAAAATTCAAAGGGACATATTGGCAAGCGCTGTTTTTTGTATAGATGTAAGATCTGAGGCCATAAGAAGACATATTGAGAGGCTTGGAAATTACAACACCTACGGAGTAGCAGGCTTTTTTGGTACTCCAATAGCCTTTATAGAATTTGACAAAGGCCATGAGCAATATTTGTGTCCAGCTTTGATAAAACCTCAAAAAATCATATTTGAGCTTCCAGAAGACGAGCACCATGATTATAAAACAAAGCACAATATAAACTACACATTTAAAAAGACCTTAGAATCTCTTAAAAATAACCCCTACACACCGTTTTTTATGGTGGAAGCTATGGGATGGCTCTTTGGTGTAAACTTGTTTGGCAAAACCCTTTTTCCAGATTTTACACTAAAGATCTTGTCTTTTATAAAAGCCAAAAAACCAAAAACACGTTTTACAATAGACAAACTAAGTCAAGAAGAGATAGAATTTTATGCCCAAAAGTTTTTTATACAAAAGATTCAAGAAGCTTATCATCAAGAGTTCAAAAAACATATAAACGATAAAAAAGCCAAAGATTTATTTGAAGCAATTATAAATGAAAACCACAAAGGTATAGATGAACGCATATTAGAGATTTTAAAAACAAAATACAATATAAACAAAGAGAGCTTTGAATTGGAAAAGATTAGACTTTCAAACGTAGGTTATACAGAAGAAGAACAGATAAAACTTGTAGAAAACTTTTTAAAACTTATAGGACTTACAGAAAACATACCAAAGTTTGTGCTTTTGATAGCCCATGGAAGCACTTCAGATAACAATCCTTTTGAATCTGCTCTTGATTGTGGTGCTTGTGGTGGTAACAACGGACTTCCAAACGTTAGAATACTGGCAAGTATAGCAAACAGAAATCAAATAAGAAAAGGTTTAGAGAAAGTTGGTATCAAAATACCAGAAGATACAATATTTATACCAGGCATACACAACACTACCACCGACGAGATAACTTTTTACGATACAGAAGTTATGCCTCAAAAAGATAGGGCGTTATTTGATAAAATAGTAAAAGATTTTAAAATAGCTTCTCAAAAAACAAGGGAAGAAAGGGCAAAAACACTTCCCTATGCAGGCTCTGGCGATAGAATACCTGTTAGGGCTATAGACTGGTCTGAAACAAGACCAGAGTGGGGACTTTCAAAAAATATGGGGGTTTATGTAGGAAAGCGTTCCAGCACTCAAAATATAGCCCTAAAAAATAGATTCTTTATGCAATCTTACACTTGGGAGATAGACAAAGACAACAAAATCCTCAAAAACATCCTTTCAGGGCCATTTATAATAGGTGAATGGATAAATATGGAACATTATTTTTCTACTACAGACAACGAAAGACTTGGAGCTGGGTCTAAAGTATACCACAACGTAGTGGCAAAAGTAGGTGTTTGGACAGGAAACTACGGTGATCTAAGGACTGGACTACCTTATCAGACTGTCTATCACGACGGAGTACCTTACCATGAACCCATCAGGCTTTTAACCTTTATAGAAGCACCTGCCGAAAAAGTCTTAGAAGCTGCCCAAGAGGTAAAAGAGGCTTTAAAACTAGTGGTTAACGAATGGGTAAGGCTGATAATAATAGATAAGCTAAAAGGTGTAGCTTATACCTTTAAAGATGGAAACTTAGAAGTGCTTGTGGATTCTAGGGGTATAAATCAGTTTGTAATATAG
- the folK gene encoding 2-amino-4-hydroxy-6-hydroxymethyldihydropteridine diphosphokinase — MNVVYLGIGSNLGDRISYLIKALDRLKEISYVEKISFVYESLPFGMENQPKFLNFVAKIQTNLGDFELLKTIKQIEKDLGRQERPRWHPREIDIDILLFNKNIILTKPLEVPHPYILERDFFYYPLLEIDPEVYHPLKRAKLKDINTKPINRLEFFSGLYI, encoded by the coding sequence ATGAATGTCGTATACCTTGGTATAGGAAGTAACTTGGGTGATAGAATTTCTTATCTAATAAAAGCCTTAGACAGGTTAAAAGAGATATCTTATGTAGAAAAAATATCTTTTGTGTATGAAAGTTTGCCCTTTGGTATGGAAAATCAGCCAAAGTTTTTAAACTTTGTAGCAAAAATCCAAACTAATTTAGGTGATTTTGAGCTTTTAAAAACTATAAAACAAATAGAAAAAGATTTAGGAAGACAAGAAAGACCAAGATGGCATCCAAGAGAAATAGATATAGATATATTACTTTTCAATAAGAACATCATACTCACAAAACCTTTAGAGGTGCCTCATCCATATATTTTAGAAAGGGATTTTTTCTATTATCCTCTGTTGGAAATAGACCCTGAGGTGTATCATCCATTAAAAAGGGCAAAGCTAAAAGATATAAACACAAAACCTATAAACAGGTTGGAGTTTTTCTCTGGGCTTTATATATAA
- a CDS encoding amidohydrolase — protein sequence MFDILIKNAKMDGKVVDIGIKGGIVKSIKQNMEEPAKEILQAKDKIVMSSFCNMHTHAAMSLLKGIGQDLTLMDWLQKVIWPLESKFVSKEFVKDGTLLAAAKMIRGGTTFFLDMYFFEEEVANVVEEVGIRAGIGFGILDFPTKVASTPKEYLERARYFLETFISHKSVIPVLCPHSVYTCSKDTLQKSLELAKEFDAYIHMHISETRKEVEGVLEKYSKRPLEYLDEIGVLSDKFIGAHAVHLSEDEVSIASQRKITVVHCPDSNLKLGSGIAPIWEYVKKGVRVALGTDGEASNDNLSMLEEMSIMAKLQKGYFEDSTAMPVKIAIDIATKNGFEAFNIKAGLIKEGYDADILIINPSEDISNIPIYNEKALLLYSLNESSVETTIARGKVLYHKGEFRTIDIEKLKFNVNRWKEKIQSALV from the coding sequence ATGTTTGACATACTTATAAAAAACGCTAAAATGGATGGTAAGGTAGTTGATATTGGTATAAAAGGTGGTATTGTTAAAAGCATAAAACAAAATATGGAAGAACCAGCTAAGGAGATATTGCAGGCAAAAGATAAAATAGTGATGAGTTCTTTTTGCAACATGCATACTCACGCCGCCATGAGCCTTTTAAAAGGTATAGGCCAAGATCTCACGCTCATGGATTGGCTACAAAAAGTTATATGGCCTTTAGAATCAAAATTTGTGTCTAAAGAATTTGTGAAAGATGGTACTTTGCTAGCTGCTGCAAAGATGATAAGAGGAGGCACTACGTTTTTTCTTGATATGTATTTTTTTGAAGAAGAAGTGGCCAATGTGGTTGAAGAAGTGGGTATAAGGGCTGGTATTGGTTTTGGGATACTTGATTTTCCAACAAAAGTTGCCTCTACTCCAAAAGAATACCTTGAAAGAGCAAGATATTTTTTAGAAACCTTTATATCTCATAAGTCTGTTATACCGGTTTTGTGTCCTCACAGTGTTTATACTTGTTCCAAAGACACCCTTCAAAAATCCCTTGAGCTAGCAAAAGAGTTTGATGCTTATATACATATGCATATATCTGAAACCAGAAAAGAAGTAGAAGGGGTGTTGGAAAAATATTCAAAACGTCCTTTAGAATATTTAGATGAGATAGGTGTGCTATCAGATAAGTTCATAGGCGCCCATGCTGTACACCTTAGCGAAGACGAAGTATCTATAGCATCTCAAAGGAAGATAACAGTAGTTCATTGTCCGGATAGCAATCTAAAGCTTGGGTCTGGCATAGCACCTATTTGGGAGTATGTTAAAAAAGGTGTTAGAGTAGCTCTTGGTACAGACGGGGAAGCTTCTAACGATAACCTTTCTATGTTGGAGGAGATGTCTATTATGGCTAAACTTCAAAAAGGTTATTTCGAGGATTCAACCGCTATGCCTGTAAAAATTGCGATAGATATAGCTACAAAAAATGGTTTTGAGGCTTTTAATATAAAAGCTGGACTTATAAAAGAAGGGTACGACGCTGATATACTTATAATAAACCCAAGCGAAGATATATCAAATATCCCTATTTACAATGAGAAAGCACTACTTCTTTACTCTTTAAACGAAAGTTCAGTAGAAACTACTATAGCAAGGGGCAAAGTGTTATATCATAAAGGGGAGTTTAGAACTATAGACATAGAAAAACTCAAATTCAACGTAAATCGCTGGAAAGAAAAAATCCAAAGCGCTTTGGTATGA
- the ribE gene encoding 6,7-dimethyl-8-ribityllumazine synthase: MIIEGSFLGEGLRIGIVASRFNSTLVDRLIEGSYDALKRHGIKETDIMLVRVPGAWELPLACKKLAKKDVDGVLALGVLIRGQTPHFDYIAAEVSKGLAVISLELEKPITFGVITADSIEQAIERSGTKQGNKGFEAAMALIETINVLRNL; the protein is encoded by the coding sequence ATGATTATAGAAGGCTCTTTTTTAGGTGAAGGTTTAAGGATAGGCATAGTAGCTTCTAGGTTTAATTCAACCCTTGTAGACAGGCTTATAGAGGGCTCTTACGATGCTCTAAAAAGACATGGAATAAAAGAAACAGACATAATGCTGGTAAGAGTACCAGGAGCATGGGAATTACCTTTAGCCTGTAAAAAACTAGCAAAAAAAGATGTAGATGGTGTTTTGGCTCTTGGAGTGTTGATAAGAGGTCAAACCCCGCATTTTGACTATATAGCCGCAGAAGTATCTAAAGGTTTGGCAGTTATATCCTTAGAACTTGAAAAGCCTATAACGTTTGGTGTGATAACAGCAGACAGCATAGAGCAAGCTATAGAGCGCTCTGGTACCAAGCAAGGCAACAAGGGTTTTGAAGCGGCAATGGCTTTGATAGAGACTATAAACGTTTTAAGAAACCTTTGA
- a CDS encoding ATP-binding protein → MNDVNNDLKSFENLNLNKKSVCPKCKGKGFIITEDNTVEHCDCMFSSKEPLLRAMNIPKRYWSIANNQDILNNEGVNQSYTNAYISVLDYVNKFKEISGKGLFLIGPPGVGKTYLSVFLLLYLEEKYRIKGLFYDVRTLIVDLKALIGKDRYADNMNSYDKFLTKIIKSPILVLDDLGSEVLTDYNRDLITYIISSRYNDMRPIVITTNFDLARYDINPKDVGLEDKPATKSNKKKMDMITLKLQKKPFENEQEDVRGKVFSYKDLPNALRGDLVLRLGDSIASRLGEMCDFIYIFGQDRRALKGKTKKGT, encoded by the coding sequence ATGAACGATGTAAATAACGATTTAAAATCTTTTGAAAATCTTAATTTAAATAAAAAATCCGTATGCCCAAAATGTAAAGGCAAAGGGTTTATAATAACAGAAGATAACACTGTAGAACATTGCGATTGTATGTTTTCTTCTAAAGAACCTTTGCTAAGGGCTATGAACATACCAAAAAGATATTGGAGTATAGCAAACAACCAAGATATTTTAAACAACGAAGGCGTAAATCAAAGCTATACAAATGCCTATATATCTGTGCTTGATTACGTTAATAAATTTAAAGAAATTTCAGGGAAAGGACTTTTTTTAATAGGACCACCAGGGGTTGGAAAAACTTATTTGTCTGTATTTCTTTTGCTTTATTTAGAAGAAAAATACAGAATAAAAGGACTTTTTTACGATGTGAGAACGCTTATAGTAGATTTAAAAGCTCTTATAGGTAAAGATAGATATGCTGACAATATGAACAGTTATGATAAATTTCTTACAAAGATAATCAAATCGCCCATACTTGTCTTAGATGATCTTGGTAGCGAAGTGCTAACAGATTACAATAGAGATTTAATTACATATATAATATCTTCTCGTTATAACGACATGAGGCCAATTGTTATAACTACAAATTTTGATCTTGCAAGATACGATATTAACCCAAAAGATGTGGGACTTGAAGATAAGCCAGCCACCAAAAGCAACAAGAAAAAGATGGATATGATAACATTAAAATTACAAAAGAAACCTTTTGAGAACGAGCAAGAAGACGTGCGTGGAAAAGTATTTTCTTACAAAGATCTACCAAATGCTTTAAGAGGAGACTTAGTCTTAAGGTTGGGAGATAGTATAGCTTCAAGGTTGGGGGAGATGTGTGATTTTATATATATATTTGGGCAGGATAGAAGAGCGTTAAAAGGGAAAACGAAAAAAGGAACTTAA